gcagtgagctgcggccgtctgattggctgatcagctatttgtgttaacgagcaactgaactgtacctaataattTTTCTTGTCGTTTTCACTTTCATATGCCAGCATTTAGTATAATTCTGTTCAGTTTATGAAGAGTTTCATGTCAGTGAGGAGAGATGCTTCTTTGTGTATTCAGTCTTGAGTTTGCAAATATTCTGAACATATTTGGTGAATTAAAGTAGCAGTTTACACAATGTTAGTTGTGGTCACAGCATTCCTTTGTTGATAGAGTTCAGCCATTGAGTCAGGTCTAGAGATTGCCACTAGATGGCGCCAAAGAGTAGCATATCGGTGTTACTGGTGCGTGGGCATTGTAGTTGACAATATGTGAGACTTCTCTGTTTGTTGTACATGCTGTCATCCACAAACAACATTGATATTTAAAGGTATTTTTGAATTTGTGTTTAAGACCACAGATTTttgacagatgtttttttttctcacagctCCATCATCTTGagtctcctctctcttccacaACTAAGTAACATCAATGTCCATGCCTGCTACTAAACCTTTGAACTCACTGAGGCCTCAAATGGTGTTCTGGACGACACACCGGGTTGAACACAGTATGAATCTAACCAGTGCCCATTTTCACAACTTCTACCTGTAGTCTTCAGTACAACCCTGCTGAGAACCTATGGAGTATCCTCAAGCAATGAGGGTGGGAGGCAGCTCACATCAAAACAGCATCTCCGGGAGGCTATTCTGACATCCTGCAAAGAAATTCAAGCAGAAACTCGCAAAAAAGTTCAATGGATGCAAGAACTGTGAAGGTGAAATCAAAGAATGGGTCCTGTGTTAACGTGTAACTTGGCCCGTTAAGATGTTTTTGATTGACATAGCTTTTGATTTCAGTAAATGTAACATCTTAATGCtgcaaattcaacaaatgaccattttcagttctttacaaCCTATAACATGTTTTGAAACAGTTGTGCATAATAATTagcattttgagtttttttacttttgaaaaaaaaaaaatacagttatgATTCGGAGGTTTGTTCAATAAAATTCGATTTATGTAGAACATGCCCAAACCAGAGATCTAGACATGGTTTTAGAAGGACTTCACAATGAGTGAGCATGTAAACTTCAATTGTAAATCAAAGTGGATGAATTTCAATTCAGGGTCTACTGACAAGGAGAGGAAGTCTTACTAGTCAGCAAACAGAGGATTCAGTTGCTGTGTAGAGACAAATTAAGCTGGAGCAAAGATCTTCCTGAACACATTCTGCCACAATGGAAGTCATAACGTAAGGATCTGCCTCACTTGGCAGCCCTGAAGATTTTAAGAAGATACTATCAAGCTTTGGCAAAGTCATGCTGCACAAgctttaggcatgtagaggtggtcaagacgacttgctgaagtgcagaccgagcatcagaacggggaagaaaggggatttaaggggctttgaacgtggcgtggttgttggtgccagacgggctggtctgagtatttcagaaactgctgatctgctgggattttcacgctcaaccatctctagggttcacagagaacggtccaaaaaagagaatggggtggaggaacgtttccaacaccttgttgaaagtctgccacgaagaattaaggcagttctgaaggcaaaagggggtccaacctctTACTAGcatggtgtacctaataaagtggccggtgagtgtatatgtcatCGAGCAATTATCCATATAGCAGTGAACCAATGGTGAAACTTGAATCTATTGACTAGTCAACCACTGAGCCCTACTGACTGACTCAGGTATTAACTACTACCAAGCGTCTCAACTCCTGACCCCTACTGACAGTTTCAGGTATTGACTGCTGACAGGCAGTTAAACAAATATTCCACTGttcattcctcctgcagagcctCGGCCTCATTTGTTAACCAACCAAGCAGTTCTTTCAGTTGCAGAGCAGGACTGACTGACACTTCACCCCAGGGTAGTTCTCCCGTTAGAGCAAGACCAACAAACCCGGAGCTGCTCTTTCCCTTTCATACATGAACAGATTGACCCAGGAGAACATTAGGGCACTAGTGCATGGCAGTGAGCTACATTAGGTTGTTGATCACTTGATTAACAGCTTTCAGCTTTTGTGTCAGTTTGTCTTGCAGGACTGAACTTAATTCAGATGTGGGCCTTTGGGAGTGGTGTGGTGTGCCGTCTGGTGAGGAGGTCATGTTGAAGTCATCCTAGATGTTTTCTCCCCACTGGACAGGCACAGTCGTCCTCAGCACTCCTTCAGCAGCCTGACTGAGAGGTATTCCAGTGTATGTTCATCTCATGAATCCAAAAAGTACTGGACTGAATCCAAGTCAAAAGCACTTTCTTTCGCCAAGTAATGTACACATTACACAGGAATTAGCCTTAGCCGCATATATGACATAAAACATGGGTGAGAGTTGAGCTGGAAAATAGCAAAAAGCAATTATTTAGATTACTCTGTCATAAATCAGTTTTAATGAAGCTCTTATTGTTGCTCTTATGcgctgctttttattttgttagccAGTAAACAATTGACAGTAAATGTTCTGGGCAAACAGGACGATTGACTGATGTTTTGATACATACGCTGCTCTAGTTTGTATGCTGACAAGTTTGTTTAAGCTGAGGGGCCCTAGGTCTCAAAAAACAAAGGGACTGGAGGAATACCTGAGTTTGACTACCTCTGGACTAATGTCTTTACTTTGTGTGGAATCCCATCAAGATAGTGTTCCAGCCAAGGATTTGAACCCcttattttaaaactgaacagCAGGTAGATTGACTGCTTTATGTGTTCATCACCTCAAGTAGTGACAGGTTGAACTGCAGATGCATCGATACCGATGCGAGTATCGAGTCTCAGGCCGGTACCGTGCTCATTTACTCATACTCATAAAAATGCACCCATACCAACATTCTGACACCAGCTGTGATATGAGCCAAGTGTGAAATGCAGTGAAGGAGAATCTGATCACACAGAGAAGAGTTACTGAAAAAATCCGCCTCAGCAGGATCCGATTCCCACCCGGATACACTGAGAGATTATAGATTGTttataaacacacaatcacaaacgCTTCCTCAACACGGGTGGAGTGACACAGGCCAACAAAACGGAGGAGAAAAAGTCGACATTTGCTGCCAAAGTCCCTCTGTGGCATCTTTACTCTGACTGAATTAATACAGTGATTTATCTGTAAATCTGGCTGTACAGAGACCGAACTGTCCTGTTGTGAACATTACCACCTACTTTatcttcagtgctcagtgttagCAGCGCTGCTCAGTGTGTCAGCGTGTTGCTCAGTACTCGGTTAATCTGAATGAATCAGCTTTATTGATAACGCTCCATAGACAGAGTGTCTGAAGAGGCTACGTTTCACGTAGGAGTCAGATCATTAGGATTTTTTCATACAGTGAGAGTGTATAGATCATAGCTTTGTCAGAACAATTCAAATGTACAGTGTGAGTCAACGAAGAGCGAGATttttaaaatcacacagtgtctGAAACTGGAAGCGTTAGCTTGAAAAAacagatgaggatcaaaactatgagacctactttacttacagctgtacagaagagCTTTGCTGACAGGGAACAAAACATTCTCCACTGCTGATCGATCCAAGAAAGCTCATTTAGCGTAGTTAGCTAACACACATTGTCCACTTCATTCTCAGTAGGTTACTCAGTCTGGTATCGGCAAGTACTAAAAAATATCTACTCGTACTCGGTCTGAAAAGACTGGCATGGATGCATCCATAGTTGAAGCCCTGCACTTACGTTCCTTCGTGAATTCAAAAAGGCCACCAGTTTTAGCAGATCAAAACTGAATCAATGTAAGGGAGAGATAAGAAATCTTTATTAATCCCTGGAGGAAAATCGAAATGATTTGGTAGCATCTATaattacatacaatataatacaagtGAGTCAATTATTTATGAAAgcattaaaacaaatataagTATGTAGAGAGTTTCCAATTAACATATAAACAGCACTGCACAAAATGTAGACTCTTCACTTATTTGATCAAAGCAGCCGGTCATCCAGTTTTTCAGTATTACACGGCTAACAGCAAATTACGGAGTACAACTGAATCTACTCTGAGCTGTGTTTGGTGTTTAGCGTAtccactctttctcttcattccagcttccactcttttcaggagactcactgtCAGCTCCTctaagaatctgcagacacgcctccaaagctcagtcttagaagctggttgatgattttctgaagtaaccAAACAAATTCAGGGatgatgaggtctggactctggggtggtcagtccattgttccaaggggacagttttggtggtctgccaggtcttccaggtgggtCTTAGAGgtgctgttttctctgtagcttttgaacatttttttaagctccagttttggaaactccacTTATTTTCGCCTTCCTTATACAAGTAGATTCTTATATGTAATCTCCTCACAAATACCTCTTGAAAAGTCATTATCTGGTGCTTGataactatccatccattttctaagccgcttctccctcagggtcgcatgATAActattttttctgaaaatgaaataagtgAACGGAAGTctccaacttttgcacagtactgagtATGTATAAGAAGCTGCACCTGATGTGCTGCAAAATTATGGTGCAACTGTGCAGATGTGCATGTGTAGTGCAAAAGTCCAGTGAACCTCTGCAAGATTTTATTGAATAGCGTTTTCTGAAGCTGTTTTGGTGAGTCTGCCGCTTCATAGAGTCTCGATTGTGAGCTGCAATGGAAAATGAAAGTGTGTGATTAGTCATACAGAAAAATGTGCGATGCCCACTGGGGGCATTTTCATCACTTAGAAATCTGACTCTCAAAAGTGTGatgaaaacaataaacataaaatgaacagcaatgcaccaaaaagaaaattcttgggtgaaaccaaaaccaaaatccAGAAGACACAGAATAAAGCTGAGAACCGGTAACTGGAAAGATAAGTTATAGAACAAACCAGTGAACAAGTAGAGCAAGTTGGTTTAACAaagtcattgctatggtatcccaggtggttgctaatgtgtctgtgtatacACCAGCTGGCCACTTAATTTaaaccacctcctcgtttctacgctcatcatccactttatcagctccactgaccgtatagctgcactctgtagttctacagttacagactgtagtccatctgtttctctgatactctgttaccctgttcttcagtggtcaggacccccatggaccctcacagagcaggtactatttgggtggtgggtcattctcagcacttcagtgacactgacatggtggtggtgtgtttgtatgtgctgcgctggtctgagtggatcagacacagcagtgctgcttgtgttttaaaaaaaaaaactttctgtaTAGGCTCGACAATCCTGCAAATCTTTGTGGTTGTAGCTCAAAAATTGCAACCTCAATTGCATCCTCAACAACGGAATGGTTggtcattaaaaacaatgaattccattcttttttttagttaaaCTTTGTGCACTGTGGCCACAGATGGCGCTGGTGTGTTTGTGGCATGCGAGTAGTGGTTTTTAAGAGGTATCAAACCCGTAGtagagatgtttttctcttctgtatTGGCACTCAGCCTGAATAGTGATTATAAATCCTGTGTCTAAAGTCCATCGTAGAAACTGTGAAAGTTACTGATATTTTGCACCGACTGATTGAAAGACAATAAAGGAAAAAACCATGCTTTTAACAACTATTTCTGTTTAGGCCTTTGTTAACTTTTCTGCATCCAATAAAACAAATTCTTTACCTTACAGTTTTGCTTGCCAATCTGGAACTCATACTTGGTGTTGGGCATCAGATCTGAAATCACCAGGGTTTCTTCTGTGTTTGACCAGGTCAACTTCTGCTCCTGTGCTTTGCCTCCCTCACCCACGTTCTTGTATGTAATCATTTGAGACGCTGTCTTTGCTGAGCGTCTGAGGGTTACGCTGCTTGAGTCGACCTCCACAACCTCTGGCTCATGTTTGTTGTGGTAGTTTACGTAGTCCAGATGACAGTTGGTATAGAGTCTCACAGCGGCACCTACAGTGTACGGGTAGTCGATGTAGCTGATGATGGACAGGTTGCGATCAGCAGCACCTTTGCAAAAGAGTTTCAGAGACGCCCTCATGGTCTTCGAGACTTCAGAAGATTTGTACCAAGGACTTTTTTCCTTGACAGACAGTTGTGGATCCATTTTAGAGTCCAGTTTGGTGAACGCATCCGAGAGGAGGCAGGCACTGAGGCACTCCAGGTAAGGGTCGTCTTGTCCAAGGGAGGTAAACACAAACGCCCACACGCTCTTATTACTAGGATCGAACAGCACTTTGTCGAGGTCTTCAGGAGCTATGATCTGAACATCTGGTACTTGAATGTCGTTTATGTACGATTTGATGATGCTGAGTTCAGTCTCCCTTTCTTTCAGCCAGACGTCCATTTTGCTGGGCCCAAAGGGTGATTCTGCATAAAGTTTGAACATCTTCTCCagcttttcttccttctctgcTCCTTTCCTGATTTCAGGAAGGAGGTGGAAGAGGTTGTCTTTCCACAGAAGCATGTATTTCTCAATGTTTGCTCCAAAAGCTTTCATCTTCTTAGTCATGTCAGTGGCCTGAATGGAGTTGCTTTCTTTAGAGATATCGTTCGCTCTCATTTGCGCGGTGCTCAGCTCCTCCATTATATTCCGTAATTTAATGCAGTTGATTTCGCTGACCTCGTGCTTCAGCTTTGGCGCCGAAGACATAACTTCTGATAGCGGGACGAGCCAAAATTTCTTGGGCACCACCTTCTCCTTGTTGGACCCGAGCAGTTTGGGGAGGTCTCTGTAGACTTTTACTGCCTGCTCAAAGTTGGTTGGGTTCTCCTCCAAATCGAAATCGCCATAGAAGGTACAAGCAAATTCCTgcactttcttcctctcttcctctgacATCTGGATCTTTCCCTCAGAGTTGACTTCAAACAGGCTCATCTTACTCAGCATGGTATTTAGGTTTGCCGTGATGCTTTTCTTCTGGGTGTGGGTTGTTGCTGTTTCGCTGAACACCATCAGCGCCTCTGCGCCGTATTCCACTCCGGTAATCACGTGGGTGGCACTTAATTTGTGGACGGACTTTTTCTTTCCCATTTGGCTCAAGTTAAGATGCTCGGTCTTGGTCATCACGCTGTACTGGATGGTTGCTCTGCAATCTCGCATGGAAGATGATCTGTCGTTCAGGTAGGTGGACGAACCTCCGATCTTTACTAACCCAGCATGTACACTGGCACTAAGAGAGGAACTTATGCTTaacaatttcattttttcttccaGCGAGTCAGACAGAGTTATGTTGACAAATGTTTGCGGCCTCTCAGTCACAACCTTGTTCTTCTCTATGCTTTCCATGTCCCACAGGTAGACTCCTGGAGAAAGAAGAATGCATCAAAAAAGATCTTTACAGTCTGGGGCGGACTGTGGTCTCGGGTGGCCCCTAAAATATCTTTGAAAGCCTCCCAACGATATcgataatacatacatacatgcattcatatatacatacatccatttatacaaacaaacataaataaatgatgtatttaaaaaaaagtcttaaagtGAGACGacaaatttcttttttgttttgaaaatgaacaaattttgCCTCAACAAATGCAATAACCTTAAACTGTTTTGGGCAGATATGTTTAAGCATAAACTTGAAGGTCTATTAAGCCAAACCAAACTGTAACGCAGTAACAGAAGTAGACCTGCACGATTGCATTGAAGGTTAAACACTAACATTaatatctcacaccatctaaaACTTCCCATTGgagcagcaacaacaaaatcCCAATAATGAACATTAATAAAACTTGTGAGGCCTGAGAATGGATGGCTATTTAGTCATTCATTCACCTAATAGTCACAGCCGCCTTGCCCCGGTCAGTAATGCGTCCCTGTCCTACCTGGAACGAAGGAATCGTTACGGCAGTCGTACATCATCCCTAAATGAAGATGTCGTCCGACCGCTGCAACAGCAATCGACTTGTCAGATTTCACCTCAGAGCGTTTCAAGATACCCAACACCTTGCTGGTCATCGTGCTGCAAAAAATGAGAGGTTTCAGCGAATGAGCTGCTTTACAGCAAACGGGTAAAGTAGCTTATTCACTTTAAAAGATGACGTATGGAAGTACAAGTAAAGTTATCTGCACTTTCATCAGGTGTACTTGTAGAAGAATATGCCATCAGATATTTAATGTACATAGTGCCCGTCATAGACGTGTACATGCTGTCATCAATCTTGTGTATGTACAGAAGATGAATGGGAATGAAGACCCCTGGAGTAAGATGTCCTGGCTTCTTATTTTCATTCCTGGATCTAATTTATTTGGAAATTCTGAATCTTTGTAAGTTAGTTGatcacatttttgtcattgtatAATAGCGATCTATGAGCTTATATCAAGTTATTTGAGAAAACTTGTTATAGTATATGATAGGGGGTGTTTCGGAGAGTAAGTCCTTTGGGGTAAGAAGTCCCCCAGTTATAAGACAAAAGACCCCCTTTAGAGTTTTGTAGCTCAGCACAGGTCCGTCCACACCTGATCAGTTCTGTCGTGTGTATTAATCACTTATATTGAGCAATTAACTGGTGcaatttttcttatttttacaataataataataataataataatgcgcCAAGTATTTAATAAAACTGACAATTCCACAGTCTATTGTACTgtcatttatgttttaatataGATTATTTATTAAACTATATTGGAATCATTAAgacatatacagttgtatgcaaaatgcTTGAACACCTTAGGTTTGATCTGTGTTGTTGATGAagtaacatattagaaaaaaaacataaaataagccaaatgttatatttaattttactCCCCAATTTGTTAATTCACTAAATAAcctgtaattgtgcattaaaacgtgtAGAATTTGACCACAAGCGTTTGGCCACTGTAAAttaaacattataataatatataaaataataataaaagtgtaAGAAAAGATGAGCATTTTTGTGCAGTTCCCAAAACAAACATCCTAGACTTTTTCATGGTCTATACGTATTTGTGTAGCAGCTGTGACAGTAGACTCACCTGCCtggctgtgctgctgtgtgttgCACCTTCTGTCTTCTGCTGTGGTCATTCAGTGAACTGGAGTCCGTTAATATAACCTCTGTGTGTGCAGAGCAGCGGTGCTGTGACACATCTGTGGGAGTGGCATCAAATAATGACACAACATATTTGTGTTTAGGAGTAAAAAGATAAACTTCCAACTAAATTCGTGCATTTACTTTGTCTTCATTCAAACATTAACAGTGAAGTGCTGTACATAAGCTTTTAGTCCATTAATTAAACCCGAAttttaaatgactaaaataCTATAAACAGAACTGAACTACAGTCTTCATCCCCGTGAGCTGTTTGACATGTAGTCTGGAACAGGGACAGGCTTCATGAAGATTTCTGCTCTTTGATGTGAAACCTAGCTGGCTTTTTATCGTTAGACACAGCAGACATTTGTTGGTTGCATAAGTAAGTATATTCCAACCTTTGACTGCagttacagctgcaagtcttctTCTCCTTCAGCTTTGCACATCTGGATCCTCATATTTTTGTCCAATCTTCTTGCAAAATGACTCCATCAGATTTCATTTCCCAGTTGGATGGAGGTCTGGCCTcggactgggccattctaacacgtTCAGGTTCTTCAGCATGCCATTGGCAGTTAGCGGTGGGTCCTTGTCCTGTTGGATGGTGAGGCTCCACCCCAGTCTCAAAGCTCTGGCAGACTGGAAAAGGTTTTCTTCTAGAATTGCCCCCATATTTATATCCATCCAACTTGCCCTCGGGCCTGATCAGTTTCCTGGTCCCTGCTGATGAAAAGCATGCCTGCAGTATGAttctaccaccaccatgcttcactgtgggCACGGTGTTCTCTGGGTGATGAGAACTTTCAGGTTTCCCAGCCACATTTTGCCTCCACAGGACATTTATGTATAATATACCCCCCCAACAACGAAAATCACAAGAAGAAAATGAGAATAGACTTTCTGGACTATTTCAAAGGTTCATTTGTAAATCCAGTGTTTTCCAGGTTTGCTGCTTCTTTTGTGTCCACAGTATTCAAATGACGTTACGCTGTGTTTCAGTACATTGCTTTGATTTTGTTTGATGTGCAGCTGTAATGAGACTTGGGGGAAATATTTCCTGCTTAGAAAGAAGACAAATCTtgcaatgtttatttatttatttatttatttatttattctcagggagattcactcaaaagaggccctggatattctgtaataactcttgcATCCGAGcgaaacaacatgcaatgtgctcctcagtccACTCAGTCACGTCCCTTCTCGTCAGGACGGTGGTGGACAGCATTGAGCAGTGCATCATGGTATGTAGCGTATTTTTTggggttcagattgcttcatctgTCATCTGTGCTCATGAATCAACTCTGTCAATCTGCCCCTTTTTAAAAGACCCAAATAAATGATCCTCCCCTGTGCAGATTCTGCTGCGGCCTTCTTAAAGTGAGAGCACAACATCTGGAGGACCCACACAGCTGCACAGATAGAAATCACATATATCAAACAACATTTCCAAGCACAGCACATAGAACAAAGTTAGCGCTTCAATCCAACAACCGAGATCAAGATCCTCATGCATGCCATCCAGAAAGCCTCTCTCTGCAATGATCTGTTGTCCTTATGTCCCTCTTTTCTGCAGCAGAGCCCTCTCAATGCCCAGAAAGCGTCACTCTTAGCGTTTACCTTCTaaatgatgacaaacagagGGTCTGTGGACGGCACTCATATGTTCAGTTATTCCAGTCCATTAATCTCTTTCATCAACATGAGGACAAGGACACATTATGGTGTGGATCTACAGGTTATGAACTGGCTGAtcagatgttttcagagcttGAAGGTGTGTAAAAGatttacatttcacaaactgagaCCAGTTTTACTGAGGAAAATAACCCTGGG
This genomic interval from Pygocentrus nattereri isolate fPygNat1 chromosome 4, fPygNat1.pri, whole genome shotgun sequence contains the following:
- the LOC108411443 gene encoding verrucotoxin subunit beta-like, whose protein sequence is MTSKVLGILKRSEVKSDKSIAVAAVGRHLHLGMMYDCRNDSFVPGVYLWDMESIEKNKVVTERPQTFVNITLSDSLEEKMKLLSISSSLSASVHAGLVKIGGSSTYLNDRSSSMRDCRATIQYSVMTKTEHLNLSQMGKKKSVHKLSATHVITGVEYGAEALMVFSETATTHTQKKSITANLNTMLSKMSLFEVNSEGKIQMSEEERKKVQEFACTFYGDFDLEENPTNFEQAVKVYRDLPKLLGSNKEKVVPKKFWLVPLSEVMSSAPKLKHEVSEINCIKLRNIMEELSTAQMRANDISKESNSIQATDMTKKMKAFGANIEKYMLLWKDNLFHLLPEIRKGAEKEEKLEKMFKLYAESPFGPSKMDVWLKERETELSIIKSYINDIQVPDVQIIAPEDLDKVLFDPSNKSVWAFVFTSLGQDDPYLECLSACLLSDAFTKLDSKMDPQLSVKEKSPWYKSSEVSKTMRASLKLFCKGAADRNLSIISYIDYPYTVGAAVRLYTNCHLDYVNYHNKHEPEVVEVDSSSVTLRRSAKTASQMITYKNVGEGGKAQEQKLTWSNTEETLVISDLMPNTKYEFQIGKQNCKLTIETL